DNA sequence from the Desmodus rotundus isolate HL8 chromosome 4, HLdesRot8A.1, whole genome shotgun sequence genome:
TACACATCAGAGTTTGAAGGAATGTGGGAAACTTTTGGATTTCCAGGTCACAGTCTAGTGAACATGGGAATGTTTTGGATGAACTGAGATATTCAGGAAGCACACAATGGCTGCTGCATTTTACTGTAATAAATGGTTTCTATGATCCAGAAAGCCTCACGTCTTTTTCAGAATCTATACATAAAACAATGGCAGGCTAATCTGTTAGCTTGCAAGTAAGGCAAGCTAACAATGTACATATGTATAGTTCAAAACAATATCGATAATTTAATACAGGAGCTACTTTTATAGTTAATTAAAATTAGATCTATAGTGCTATAAAGTGCTATAACATTTGGgggcagcaaaaataaaacagccttctttttcatggtataggaaaaagaaatcagtatATAAACAAGTAGATGTTATCCATCCACAGACCCTTGAATGGGGTATTTTTCTCAAgaattttcagaaatgtttgtgACCAGGATAGATCAGAATTCAAAATTTATTACATGTACCAGTATACTATGTTCATGCTACTCTGGCAATGTAAGGAGATGTGGGCATGTGAGAAAAGCATTGCATTAAAAGGACAgggtagccctgactggtgtagctcagttggctgggtgctgtcccgcaaaatgaaaggtcaccagtttgattcccgggcagggtgcatgcctgggttgtggttccaGGCCCCTAGGGGCACGCACGAGAGGCAACggatcagtgtttctcccccacctctttgtccctcccttcccctctctctaaaaataaaagaataaaatctttaaaataaaagggcATGGTAGATCACAATCGATTGAAAGAGAAAATTCATATGAGGTGACAGAAAGGTAAAGATATAATATAGAGTAACAAGAACCAATTATGaaaaattaactttgaaaaaagagagatgacatATTTGGGGGAATCAATTGAAATGAGGCTGGAGACTGGTACTGATTATGAGAATACGGGCAGGGGGGTGGGAAGCAGAAAACTGTACAGTGGGTCACCCCTGCCACCTTGCAAGGCACCTTCAAGAGCAGAATCAATTCTCGGGGCTTTATGTTAGAGGATGCACAAGCTACTGGGGTTTTTGGGTTGTGATTCACATATGCTACCAGTCTTCTGGGATTCTGGAAATTTTCATCAAGAATTAGATAAGAAGTAGCCATTACAATGACTGTTTTCCAATACTATGGAAATTGTTAAAACAAAACTGttaaacagatttaaaataaagatgtccaagtctttctaaataaaatttagcattttaaggTAAGAAATAAGAGACATTTCATTATgaagatttttattaaattatagtaTATTACAATTTATGTCCTATAATAAGATTTTAATCTTTAGGGTAATGTGCCGTTAAAACCTACTCAACCACATCACTTCTTGAGTTTCTTTTGGGCAGCTTTCTTCTTGACCATCTGTAATCGCTTCATGGCATTGAGCTGTGATTCTTGTGAGGTGGGACCTTTAAGGGATGCCGAGGAAGAGCTGCTCGATTCTGAGGCGGTTTTGCTGGTGGTGCTTCCACTAGGCCCAGACGCCCCACTGTTCCCATTTCCACTCAGTTGGCTGCTGCTTCCTGGAACTAAGCTACTCGGACTAGGGAGACCTACCTTGCTAACATTGTCACAACTGACTGAGCGACTAAGGCCAGTTTTGCCCAAAgtcagaggtgggggtggttTCAACGGTACAGTGGGTGAGGTGTTGTTACCAGCGCCTAATTTGGAACCTATTCCACCTTTGGATGATGTTGCCAGGCCAGTCAAACCCACGGGCTTCTGGTTAGCGGATGAGGCAGCAGGTTTCCCACTATTGTTTTGGGTTGCAGAACTTAATTTTGCTGTGGATGGACCAGCAGAAGTAGTTTTGGCAGCAAAAGCTGCCCACGCAGTCAGTCCACTAGTGACTGAAGAGGAAACACTGGTACTAGAAGAATTTCCTGAAATAACCGGGGatgtctaaaaaattaaaaagaagatataCATATTACATTAAAGCCAAATATAATTAACACCTAAAGTAATATTCTGAAATATGTAACAAGTTTAATTGCTGGACTTTTTATACAAAAGTAATGACTTGGGAAATTTAAATCACACCACCAAAATTAAATTCTTATAAAACTGatctaaaaaaaacacaacaaaacttATCCATAGCTAATGGGATCTACCATTTCCAAAGCAGAAATTTGGGAGTGCCATGTTCTTGTTCCACTGATATATTTCCTTTTTGAGAATTGCTTTTAGATTCACTTTTAAGCCATATCAGAAAATCAGATTTAATGCTTTAACTTGTTTTCACCCAAAAAGGTATTATCTAGCTCAGTAAAAACATCTAATTCTTTGGACTTTGTTCCAAATGACTCATGgataatttcaaaaacagaatcTACTCTTGCAAATAGTTACTGTACTGTAAAATACATATAGATATGCAATGTTAACTACTTGGAATTATACAACTTTGGTGATACATTAAAAAGGCCTCATGACTTTATTTTCACTATTTGTCCATGTTTCTGCTGAAACTACCACATGAGGTATGTATCCCTGCTTTTGTATAAAGGATTTTTATCAACAGCTTTATAAGCTATACAATGACATTTTGGGAAGGTCTGACTCACTCCTCGTTGTATTTCATAAAGGTTAACACTTCAATTTCTCTAATTAACTTCCTCGACCAGTCGAAAGCTAACAGAGATACCAATGTCACTATATAAGTAACATGGCTCTTACACGAGTGCAGTAATTTTTCACCTTCATGTTCGGGCTGTTTAAATTAATCATGAACTGAACTTCTCACTGGCCCTCTTTCTACTGTCATATTCCTAAGAAGATTCACAAAAGTGTTAAATTTACACAtaggtaaaaaataaagcattacaAATAGTATCTTACTTTAAAATATGGTAGTTATAATGTCTAAAGTATATCCAGTTTCCATAAAGTAGCCTTCAATACTGTctgaatataaacatttttaagcaaTGTGAAAAGTAATCAAAATAGAATGTTCtgagatttttactttttaagaggAGGAATCTAGATTTTTGCTCATATGTTCTGAAAGTGATAGGGTTTTTTACAATAATATCCTAAATAACTACTTATAAGTGTATCCAGAGAAGATAAACTACGTAAGTTGTAAGTTCCTACAGAAATGAATACAGGTAATGAGAAATTGTCAAAGACGCAAAAGGACACAGGTGTAGTAAACTTTCAATGTTCAGTCTGAAtgatctaatttttttcttttctctttttgttaaaCATAAAACTGTCTGCCATATGGTTAAATCATCTTTCAGCAGACTTCGCAAAAGAAAACCCATCTGAAGTAATTAAAAAGACCAACACTGATGAAGTACGAATGAGAAAGCAGGTTCTGTGTgtatggcattttattttaacgGCTGCTGTTACCAGTATTGCTTTTCAAACGAATGGCAGATGGCTTACAATACTATGAGGACACTCATGTAAAATAACACAAACAATGGATATCAAGTCATTCCTTACTGCTTCAATGTGTAAGTTCCTCAACtgttttttaactatattttcttgTCCATTATCCTAGTTAGAATGCCATTGCTCTTTATATGACAACAATTTTTTATACAGTAAAAATGTATACACTTTTATCATAAACACGCCAAATCCTCGTAAGCAGAGCAAACATGACAGCAAGGCCTTAACTGATCTGCTGTAAAATATTGCATATTGGATTGCCTAAAAATAAACTCTGGTAGTAACAGGTTTGTATAATAATCTACCTAAAAGTGACTTAGCTATAGAATAAAGCAACTCTAGTTATTTtcaatgaattattattttattccagtTCACCAAGTTTCTATgttacaaatcaataataaatatcACTTGGATATCAACTCTTCCCAGTAAATTAAACCTTAAAAATGatctacaaataaaattaattagtaTCTTTCTCAGAGTACTTTGCATTTACATTCTTTATTATCACCCTAAGGTTCTTGATCTTTGTTACTTATCATCACTGAGAATTATACAGTCAACTTGAGAATTTTCTGGGGTCGACCTTTGAAAATTTGGGgctaatgtttttttctttcatctttgttACTCTGCTTGAAATTAAATGTGTAACTCAggaaaaacatttgttttgttATAAAGTTAgactacaaaaatattttcttccatgacAAAATGCCAAGATATTATTGTAGTGTAAATTCAGGGTACAAACCTGTGAATGAGAAAAGTGCTACTCTCATTAAATACTCTGGCCCCTAAGTATAGAGGTAGGTACCACAGAAACTCACAGTAGCCAACAGGTAGGGAGAAAAAAGCTATGGGGTCAATCAGCACAAGTAATATGAAGAGCAACCGTTACCACTGAAGGCAGAGGTATTTCCAATTTAAATCAAAAACCTGGCAGAGGTGGCTGATACATAGAAATGGTGAAGAATGTCAACTTGCAATGCTCATGGACAGTTCCTAATTATGATAAAAGGAGAAATAGCACagagattaaataattatataaatgttcTCTTTCTACCTAACGTTAATAGTAATGCAATCTTATTTTCCAACATACGGCCAATTAATATATAAAGTTCCTcgttaatttttttcaagttactACTCGTTAGTCaactaaatcaaaataaaaatgaaatcttagataatcttaaataaaaataaatgtactataCCTTGACTTCTGTTCTCTTAAATGCTAGAAAAGTTGTCTCTTGTTTGAGTTTACTTTCTGGTTTCTTAACCAATGGATCTTTGACAGCAGGAGCTACAGAAACAACTGTGGGGGCTGGTTTCTGTGGTGGTTTCTGAGTTTTTTGAGCCTGTAAAAATCAGTTATAAGATTAAATTAGCTACAAAATCTTATTTGAATGcacaaaaaaagacaataaaaaatctATCACAGTACTACTCATTTAGTTGAAATAtagctgaacttttaaaaaatattgtgatcACACCAAAAGTATAGACTTAGAGGAATTATTTGTATTACcatgttaatgtttttatatattttattagtttctgaACAGTAAAGATAATAAAATCTGTAGAAATCATACAGGTTAGCATGgattaaatactaattttaacAAGACAAacctaattgttttttaaaaaaaggaaaatcacaaaCTATTTGTAACTGTAAtgaagtacatttattttttattatggatGGGCAAAGACTAGTTTTCTTCTTGGGGGTCAGGCATAAGTCTCTGAGTAACTGAGAGTAAGTTAAAGGGTAGTTTAGATCAATTATATGGTTTTAAATACAGACTGGGGGAAAAAACCTATTAGTGATAAATGATGAAGCTTTTTGACGTACTTCCACACTGTAGAACTAGGTACACTGAATTCTTAGAGAAAGTTCACAAATACAAATTTCTATGTTATCAAAGAGGATTTGCATTCATTGTTCCTTTACAAgtatattcagttttattttgaccAATAATTAATTTCTCCTGTTTCCTAACTACATACTTTTACCACCTGTTTCAAGTGTGGATTATGGGGATGAATTACAATTACATAATagtttagcacagtgtctggaatATGTTCAGTGCTGACAATAATAGTTATTACTTATTCATTGTAATTATTTACAAAGGATGAGGAATCTGGAAGAATCCGTTCATACCGAATCACAAAAGTGCTCCaagcatttccattttctttgacaATCCTAATAAGGTCATTTAGGgaatttattaataatttgttCCCATTTTTGGAGGTTTGAATGTGTTTTATCCTTGTTTGGACCTTCTTGTGGAATCTTCTTTTGCTATGGTTtcctgtattatttataattttggtCCTTAACATCTTCATAAATTCCCATTTTTATATGACGTACTTTCCACACGAAAGTGCACCTACTTTCAAACATCGTTTATAAAGTAACATTCAGATCAAAAACATTATTAAGAATGCTGGAATATTATCTGTGGTAAAACATCTCTTACCAGCAGAAAAGGAAGGCCGTCTTACTCTCTATTGCAAAACCACGTTATGAGAATGCAGCCTTCAGAATAAATCAGAAATACAGGTTCTATAACCATGGCTTTCCATTTACACTTCTCTGCACCCACATCTACTATCCCCGGGGGTAGACTCTGAAGACCGACCTAACGTGCACACTTTAGCAGATGAAGATGCATCGCCATGAAGCCCAGAAAGGGCCTCCGCCTAAGAGAGCACCTTTAGatgttctgctttctctcttccacCCAGCCACCCTAGAAGCTGGGTAAGAAATACCCGGAAGTCTTTGCCCTTTGTTAGTAATGCTAGTTGAGGGAGTGAGGATGTTATCACTGACTCAGTGTTGCTCAACAAAGGCACTATAATTTTTCACTGGGTGACTGCCTCACACACTTAAGAGTGTGTGTAATTCTCCACCCAGGGCAACAACTGCCAGTAAAGCAGCAAGCACGAGCAGCACATATTTGTAAGTGCTGCTGAGGAGGTGTGTTATTACCTTAGACTGAGAACCACTGCAGTAAGCTGAGTGAGTCTCTACCTAGCGCTGAGGCAACACCCATTTCCTGGTGGAGAGAAAATTACCGAACTGAAGAATGACCTTTGCCCCTGGCTCAGACTATCACAGCATTCCTGCCTAGGACTTTCTGTAATAATGTGTACTACAGAGCCTGCCCTCGTTGGAGAAATTAGTGCAAGGAGGAAGAGGATATAAGTAGAGGCAACTGGGGGAAAACGGAGtggaaaagagaacatttttaattttagaggtgTTAAAGTAACTGAAGGATACCTGGTCAGCTGCCAAAATTCACTCCAGAAAGAGAGTAAAAACTATAAATACAGATTTGGTGTAAAATAAGTAATGAAAAATGGGAGGGGGGACTTAGAAGAGAACAGCGCTTACTTTAttaagagacattgaaataaaatataaaactttaaggATAGATAAAGAAAGACAGATTACTGTCATCGATTAGTTATTTTGACTATTACCAAGTCTTAGTGACTACAGGTCAGTGCCCGGGAAGGCACTACACTGCACACCCATAATCATTGTGCTTGAAGTCCTGAAGGGTTACTTTaaacaataaactaacaaaaatcgGGCTGAGCAGAAATACCTGTACCTTGTCACAGAAATttcctattaaaaagaaaagtattcctAGTACTGAAAATTTACTACTTTTCATAGGAATAAGTAAAACCATTTCTTATTTCTGATTTAACTgattataaagtaaaatagatGTCTTGATTTTTCACTCTTAACTAAGTACTTCTGACTTCAAAAAGATATAGTTGGTCAGAAAAATTTACGTAGAAATTCATTTAATTAACAGACATGAGAACTCTTATTAAGAGTCCCTAATCTAAGGCAGAAGACAAGGGATGGGAGAATTAAACAAGGCACCAAAGTAAGTAGCAACttgatttctttaaaaggaaaatgatgaagctcatttatctactttttaaatgaataaaagttagAAAACTATCCAATATAACAAATGAAATCATGTTTCAGGCTGACATTAAAGGCAGTTATGTTAGTGAGCTGTACACAAAGCAAGTACTTTGGGAAAGTGGGGTGAATGTTCCCTCCAAGGCAACGAGAAGGAAAGAGTAATGGAGAAATGCAGATGCAAAGCCAGAGATGCACATACAGACACTGCCCGTGTACACAACTGTAAGTTTGGTGGTTTGAGCTCACTCAGGAAtatacattttcaatattttcctaTCAGACTCATCAAAAACTGGGACTTTGTTTCTCACCATTTCCCACAGCAcattatagtatttttaaatctttagaaacacagtgaaatactagtaaaaataatcatattttatgGGCCTTCAATTTGTTTATCTATATTAGAATATAGCTAAAAGCTGAATAAGCTAAAAGCTGAACAGAGAAAAATGCATATTATGTGGTCTGGTCTTTAAGCATATACATAAATCaaatatatacactatatacaCAAACAATTAAACAATCAACTTATATGATTTACTTTTTCAATATTGCAAtagttcaaatttttattttgaaaagccaTGTCAACAAAAATTATTCCTACCATTCTTTTCATTTGTCTGGTACAGCGGGCACAATACCACACAAGGCGAGGGTCATTCACCTCCTTGTCTGTCACTTGGGGCTTATGGCAGTCTTGGTGGTAGAGATTATGGCACTCTTGACATTCTACTAATTGATTACCAGATGCCACTGTCATTTgcctaagaaaataaaacattaaacactGCACTTATTTGAATGAATGCAACAATTTAAAGCCATTTTAGGGTTGTTCTGGAAAGTCTGATATATTAAAGATGACTAAAAaccccagaaaacaaaagaacaaaataaaaacccccAAGATGTAGGCTATACAAacacttcatttcttttaaaagttatgcTCAATCACTAATAAATATATAAGGTGCCTCAGTAATAAAACTTGGCGAtattctccttgtctttctcttgcaatatttttcttcctcccaggAGGTAAGTAGACTTTGGCTAGTCCTCTAATAGTCTCATAACATCTTCTTTGAACCTCTATTAAATTCCTTTATATTTGTTACCTGCACATTGATCTGTATTCCCCATTAATATATGAGTTGCCTAAAGGGGGAACCTGGACCTGGCATAAAGTGCCTAGCACATGCATAGCACTTTACACCTAGAAAGGGTGTTCAATACGTAAATGTTTTATCAATTGAATAGAAGGTAGCAAAATGTGTatcaaaaaaagtataaattccAATAGCACAAAAGCAATCATCAGAGCCTTAGACTATCAGAGTAAGTTTTCTGATGGAAGGTTACAGTACTAGTTCTCTCCCCACTACTActttagcatttatttctttatttaaaaataataaccttcATGGCAGATAAAGGTTGAAGTAAATATATGTGAAAACAATGAAGCTCTAAAAAGTGATCCCATTCAGAAGTACATATAACATGGTTGGGTCTAAAGTTCACAAAagttgccctgaccggtgtggctcagctagttgggtgttgtcccgcaaaaCAAGcagttgttggttcgattcctggtcagggcacatgcctgggttgtgggtttggtccccaggtagggtgcatatgagaggcaactgatcgatgtttttgtttcatctccctctctttctccctctcttccctgctatctaaaaataaataaaagtttttaaaaaatcccaatatcacttaaaaataaaaaaaatagagcacAAAACTTTATAGTTATTTACTCAGCCCCAATATTGTAGAATTTAACATTTTCATGCAGAAAACCATAACAAAGATGGCAATCTTTTCTGTTGTGCTAGGCAGTGAAAGccattaacaattaaaaatatacccCATGGCATGAAAAAGCTTAAAATCTAatcattctgatttttaaaaaatcttaattagATTTATTAGGGTAACCTTGGTTGATAAcattatacaagtttcaggtgtacaacccagaaATCCTTCTTCTGAGTGTCTaccagaaaaatttgaaaatgcttATCCTGAAAGATATATGAACTGCTGTAGATATGcataatttatctgtttttatacCTAAGtatcaatgttttaaaacaaCACTCAGAGTAACCCACATGACCCATTTATTTCATTCCATTATCCTTAGGAAAAGATGTAATGATGTTTTAAGAAGTCGTATATAACAGTTTACTTTATAAGTACTACCAATCATTCAGGAGGTAGAAAAAGCAACACAGACTTCCTAGAAAAGAATGATGGAAATAACTTGAGTCTGCTGAACAGACTCTTTCTCACTAAAGAATAAAGCAATGATTGCTTTCTCTCTACAACCCAAGAATGCAGAAACTATTACTACAACATAACAGATTAAAGAGACCAcagtcaggaaaagaaaatgttgaacAATTTTCAAGAAGTTAAATTGCTGTATGGGCAGTTCATAGGGAATAATCTACTTATCTCCTGCCCacctacaaataaaaaataaataaataaaataaaaaacaataattggtcttttttttgttgtttagttgtttgctctttagaaagaaacaaaagaatccaTGGCAAGGTACAACTTACCTACAAACAACACAGGCCAGTCCCATCTCCATGGCAAAATCATCAGCACTGGTCTCCTCAAAACTGGAAAGGTCGGCCATAGCTAAATCCTTGCTGGTTTGCACAGTAATGGGAGAGGACCgtgtttctgttttctccaaTCTAGGTTTCTTTGGAATATCAACTCCTTCAGTGGTATCTGATTTCATCTATAAAAAGTACCCAATCAAAAGTAACATGTTATAATAAACTTGAAATAACAAAGGGATAAGACAGACAGAACTCAATGACCAAGTCCACTTGACAGCTGTTTTCACAAAGTTAAGGGCAGACATACACACTAAAGATATGTGTATTTATAACAAATTCATAATCAGTATGTTAAAAGAAACTGTCAAggttttccaaataaataaatcagaacagTTTAGTAtgtatctgtgtttctctttgtACTCCTTTAGCCATTAAAGAATTCTGGAAGTTCAATGAATTTACTTACActgatctttttttcccctgtgatatgttttaatttgaaaagccATAGCATTAACAAGGCTATTTTTATTggctatttttactttaaatattttaaattatgaactactaaacttaaagaaaatgaaagataatcATATGATtgtataaatagatgcagaaaaagtatttgacaaaatgcaGCACCCACTTACAATAAAAACTCTcggcaaagtggaaatagagggaacatggCTCAACATCATGAAGGCCGTATGAggcaaacccacagctaacatcacagtCAATGGGGAAAGACTAAAAGTGtgttccttaagatcaggaacaagacaggatgtccactttcaccgcTCGTATTAAACATAGTATTcaaagtcccagccacagcaagaaataaaaggcacccaaaagaaaggaagaagtaaaactgtcattatttgcagatgacatgatattatatagAGAGAATCCCAAATCTtccaccaaaaaaccccacaagaactgatgaataaattcagtgaagtagcaggatgcaaaataaatttccagatattggttgcatttttgtacactgataatgaactatcagaaagggaaactaagaaaacaattccattcacaattgcattaaaaaaaccatactaggaatacatttaaccaaggatttaagacatgtactcaaaaaattttaagacactgcagaaagaaactgaagaatacaaaaaaattgaatatatacCAACTCATGGATGGCAAGAGTGAacactgttaaaatgtccatattacccaaagccatctacagattcaattcaattcatACCAAAACatcaatggtgtatttcacagaactaaaacaaataattcaaaaatttatatggaaccacaaaaagaccccaaacagcctcagcaatcctgagaaataaGAATGAAATTATAGGTATCacactatctgatatcaaactatactacaaggccatagtaatcaaaacagcatggtactgacataaaaatagacataggTAAATGAAACATAATAGGGAACCCAGCAATAAACCCATGCCTACAtgatcaattaacatttgacaaaggaagcaagaacatacaatggggtaaagacagtctactCATTAAATGGTGTAGGGAAAactagacagatacatgcaaaaaaattacactagactaccttcttacagcttatacaagaataaactcaaaatggattaaagacttaagtgtaagactCATAACCATAAGATTCCTACAAGAAAATACAGGCAATAAAAAACTCAGACATTTCtattagtaatatatttttttctaatatatctccttggacaagggaaaaagaaaaataagcaaatgggattacatcaaactaaaaagatgtttgcacagcaaaggaaatcattaatgaaaagacaactcactgaatagGACAACATATTTTCCGATGGCTGATGGGACATCTGATAAGGgatgaaatgggcaaagaacctgaatagacagttttaCAGAGAGGGCATAGAGATGGCCAAAGATATGTGAAAAGGTGGtcaatgtcagtaatcatcaaagtcatgcaaattaaaaccacaatagatatcacctcacaccagtcagaatgtcaATCATAagtaaatcaaaaaacaacaagtgctggcaaggatgtggagaaaagggaaccctagtgcactgttggtgggaatgcagactggtgcagccactgtggaaaacagtagggaagtTTCCacctacaataaaaaatagaactgccttatgacccagcaactccacttctgggtatatatctgaagaaacccaaaacactaattcaaagaatTATATGTTcactgcaatgttatttacaatagtcaaggtATGGAAACAGCTCAGGTGCTcatcaatagacaagtgaataaaaaagctatggtacacatatacaatggaatattactcagccataaaaatggcgtaccatttgcaatagcatggatggacccagagggtagtatgctcagtgaaagaaatcagtcacaaatactatataatttcacttatatgtggaatctaacaaacaaaacagaaacagactcataaatacagagaacagattatgGCTGCCACATGGAGAGGGGTTGGTggctgagtgaaaaaggagaagggattaagaagtgcagaTTGGTAGTTAGAAAAGGTCAGGGGGATGTAAAATagagcataggaaatatagtcaataatactgtaatagctatgtatggtgccaggtgggtactggaaatattggggggaccatctcgtaaagtatatggttgtctaaccactatgatgTACGACtgaaaatactgtaaaataatattgactgtaaactgtaattgaaaaaataaaaataaaataaatattttgaaacaagtAAATAATAAGCTATCTACCAGTTATCTAGACTTAATATATTGCCATATTTAGTTCAAAGCAAATTCTGTCTCCTGTCTTTAAGATATAAATGTTCTAtctgtcagatcggcaaaaattACATAGTCTTGATTTTGGAAATCTTACACTTGATTGGTGAGAGTATAAATTTGGTATTGTCCATCCACTCTGGATAGCAATTTGCCTAGTAAAGTTGGAGATGTGCCTATTGCACCCTTTTACACAGGGATACATTCTACTGAAGCTACCACCACGTGTGCAGAGATAAGTATAAAATAGCTTACTGAAGCTTCTCTATAatagagaataaggaaaaataagcTAATTGCTCATTAGTTGAGGAGTCGATAAAGTggtttatttatgaaatggatATTATATGGCAGCTGAAATGTTCAGATTTACATGTATCAACATAGGAAaacttcacacacacatatacacatatacatataatatagcatctatataaatttaaaagcacagaaaacaataaatacagtTTATGAATAGCCACAATATTTAGAAAAAGTATG
Encoded proteins:
- the INTS12 gene encoding integrator complex subunit 12 encodes the protein MAAAVNLELDPIFLKALGFLHSKSKDSAEKLKALLDESLARGIDSSYRPSQKDVEPPKIASTKTISIKQEPKTSSSLPSGNNNGKALTTEKVKKEAEKRPADKMKSDTTEGVDIPKKPRLEKTETRSSPITVQTSKDLAMADLSSFEETSADDFAMEMGLACVVCRQMTVASGNQLVECQECHNLYHQDCHKPQVTDKEVNDPRLVWYCARCTRQMKRMAQKTQKPPQKPAPTVVSVAPAVKDPLVKKPESKLKQETTFLAFKRTEVKTSPVISGNSSSTSVSSSVTSGLTAWAAFAAKTTSAGPSTAKLSSATQNNSGKPAASSANQKPVGLTGLATSSKGGIGSKLGAGNNTSPTVPLKPPPPLTLGKTGLSRSVSCDNVSKVGLPSPSSLVPGSSSQLSGNGNSGASGPSGSTTSKTASESSSSSSASLKGPTSQESQLNAMKRLQMVKKKAAQKKLKK